From one Zhongshania sp. R06B22 genomic stretch:
- a CDS encoding MurR/RpiR family transcriptional regulator, with protein MRDTNNSQPVDSNLRPRNIIRAIESCHEKMRRSERKVADYILANRKEVIHMRIVDLAQEAHVSEPTVVRFCRAVGCDGFQNFKVALAQHIAHSPEYEEFSFGDEDSARQYTFKVFDSTMEALKKVRDSIEVAAIERAVELLSNARRVELYGFGASAAVATDAQHNLFRLQISASAYSDPHVQAMSAMSLTPQDVVIVISQSGRTRALLDAITLAKQNGAPVIALAPSSSPVTAAADLAIYIDVDADEGDYTPLPSRLAHMAVLDILAVGISRSKAGVRDHLKAIEKGLQVLRTDIKE; from the coding sequence ATGCGAGATACCAATAATAGTCAGCCGGTGGACAGTAATTTGAGACCCAGAAATATCATCCGCGCCATTGAATCCTGTCATGAAAAAATGCGTCGATCTGAACGTAAGGTGGCGGACTACATTCTGGCAAATCGCAAAGAAGTGATTCACATGCGCATTGTGGATCTTGCGCAAGAAGCTCACGTCAGCGAGCCAACGGTAGTGCGCTTTTGCCGCGCGGTGGGTTGCGACGGCTTTCAGAACTTTAAAGTCGCGCTGGCCCAGCACATTGCTCACAGCCCAGAATACGAAGAATTTAGCTTTGGCGACGAAGACTCGGCCCGCCAATACACCTTTAAAGTGTTCGACTCCACCATGGAGGCGCTGAAAAAAGTGCGCGACAGCATCGAGGTCGCGGCTATCGAGCGGGCTGTGGAGCTGCTGAGTAATGCGCGCCGTGTTGAGCTATATGGCTTTGGCGCCTCGGCGGCGGTGGCCACTGATGCCCAACACAATCTGTTCCGCCTACAAATATCTGCCAGTGCCTATTCCGACCCACATGTGCAGGCGATGTCGGCGATGTCGTTAACACCCCAAGATGTGGTGATAGTGATATCGCAATCTGGTCGCACTCGCGCCTTGCTGGATGCAATAACATTGGCAAAGCAAAATGGGGCGCCAGTTATTGCACTGGCCCCCAGTAGCTCGCCGGTAACAGCCGCCGCAGATCTTGCCATATACATCGACGTAGATGCTGACGAGGGCGACTACACGCCACTGCCTTCGCGCCTAGCGCATATGGCGGTCTTAGATATTTTGGCAGTGGGAATATCGCGCAGCAAAGCAGGTGTTCGCGATCATTTAAAAGCCATCGAGAAAGGTTTGCAGGTACTGCGTACGGATATTAAAGAGTGA
- the uvrD gene encoding DNA helicase II yields the protein MDVSYILDDLNDAQRDAVTADSTGTLVLAGAGSGKTRVLVHRIAWKIKVEGLSTYSILAVTFTNKAAREMRGRIEALMGGNLNHGMWVGTFHGLAHRLLKAHASEAGLPDNFQILDSDDQFRQLKRIHRELELDDSRWPPRQSQYFINGHKDEGRRAAHIDDFGGDLYLSTMLKVYRRYEEVCRQQGVIDFAELLLRALELWRDNPAILDHYQQRFKHVLVDEFQDTNAVQYAWLRLLSSKGMAMTAVGDDDQSIYGWRGARIENIQQFSKDIANTQIVRLEQNYRSTNNILKAANALIANNSQRLGKELWTEGEDGDKIALFAAFNEQDEARFVTDRIDELLRDDYRRSDIGVLYRSNAQSRVLEEYLVRAGVPYRIYGGQRFYDRLEIKNALAYLRIIALRDDDTAIERVINTPTRGIGNRTVEILREYAREHQLSLWRSAVAVMENGLLTARAGNALRGFLSLIEELAGECQDLPLDEQVSIAIDRSGLIAFHEKEKGEKAQARVENLQELITAARGYSADDDETEPLRAFLDQAALDAGDQQADEHEDSVQLMTLHSAKGLEFPAVFIVGVEENLFPHKMSMDDPERLEEERRLAYVGITRAERKLYLSYAESRRLHGQESFNSLSRFVREIPNELIDEVRINNTVTRPSSYAQSTTSSQQAAASSIGFGLGQRVLHSIFGAGVVISFEGQGASARVQVNFEDEGSKWLVLQYANLQAL from the coding sequence ATGGACGTATCTTATATTCTTGATGATCTCAACGACGCGCAGCGTGACGCAGTCACCGCCGATAGCACCGGCACGCTGGTACTGGCGGGCGCCGGAAGCGGCAAAACTCGGGTATTGGTTCACCGCATAGCGTGGAAGATTAAGGTCGAAGGCCTTTCTACCTACAGCATTCTAGCGGTGACCTTTACCAATAAAGCCGCCCGCGAAATGCGCGGCCGAATTGAAGCTCTAATGGGCGGCAATTTAAACCACGGCATGTGGGTAGGAACATTCCACGGCCTGGCTCATCGCTTGCTCAAAGCCCACGCCAGCGAAGCTGGCTTGCCAGACAACTTTCAAATTCTAGACAGTGACGACCAATTTCGTCAGCTAAAACGTATCCATCGCGAGCTAGAGCTAGATGACAGTCGCTGGCCACCGCGCCAATCCCAGTATTTTATTAACGGCCACAAAGACGAGGGCCGTCGCGCCGCCCATATTGATGATTTTGGTGGCGATCTGTATTTATCCACCATGCTTAAGGTCTATCGCCGCTACGAGGAAGTCTGTCGCCAGCAGGGCGTTATCGACTTCGCCGAGTTACTGCTGCGGGCACTGGAACTGTGGCGCGACAATCCCGCGATTCTCGACCACTACCAACAGCGCTTTAAACATGTTCTCGTGGACGAGTTTCAAGATACCAACGCGGTGCAATACGCGTGGCTGCGCCTGCTGAGTAGCAAGGGCATGGCCATGACCGCCGTGGGTGACGACGACCAGTCTATTTACGGCTGGCGCGGTGCGCGCATCGAGAATATTCAACAGTTCTCTAAAGATATTGCCAATACCCAAATTGTGCGCCTAGAGCAGAATTACCGCTCGACGAATAACATCCTTAAGGCAGCCAATGCGCTGATCGCCAATAACAGTCAGCGCCTAGGCAAAGAGCTCTGGACCGAAGGTGAAGACGGCGACAAGATCGCCTTGTTTGCGGCCTTTAACGAGCAGGATGAAGCGCGCTTTGTTACCGATCGCATTGATGAGCTGCTGCGCGATGACTACCGTCGCAGTGATATTGGCGTGCTTTACCGCAGTAACGCCCAATCTCGGGTACTGGAAGAGTATTTAGTTCGCGCCGGTGTGCCCTATCGCATCTATGGCGGCCAGCGTTTTTATGACCGCTTAGAAATTAAAAATGCCCTCGCCTATTTACGCATTATTGCATTGCGCGACGACGACACCGCGATTGAGCGCGTGATCAATACGCCCACCCGTGGCATTGGCAATCGCACCGTAGAAATACTGCGGGAATATGCGCGCGAACATCAATTATCGCTATGGCGTTCTGCAGTTGCAGTGATGGAAAACGGGCTCCTGACTGCCCGCGCGGGCAATGCCCTGCGAGGGTTTTTGTCACTAATTGAAGAGCTAGCCGGCGAGTGCCAAGATTTGCCATTGGACGAGCAGGTTAGCATTGCCATCGATCGCTCAGGTCTAATCGCCTTTCACGAAAAAGAAAAAGGCGAAAAAGCTCAGGCGAGAGTAGAAAACCTACAAGAACTGATTACCGCCGCCCGCGGCTACAGCGCCGATGACGACGAGACTGAACCTCTGCGTGCCTTCCTTGATCAAGCGGCACTAGATGCCGGCGATCAACAAGCCGACGAACACGAAGACAGCGTGCAATTAATGACCCTGCATTCGGCCAAGGGCCTCGAGTTCCCTGCGGTATTTATTGTCGGTGTAGAAGAGAATCTCTTCCCCCATAAAATGTCGATGGATGACCCCGAGCGGCTGGAAGAGGAGCGGCGCCTAGCCTACGTTGGTATCACCCGCGCTGAGCGCAAATTGTACTTAAGCTACGCAGAGTCACGCCGCCTGCACGGTCAAGAAAGCTTTAATAGTCTGTCGCGCTTTGTACGCGAAATCCCCAATGAACTCATTGATGAAGTACGCATTAATAATACCGTTACCCGACCCAGTAGCTATGCGCAAAGCACAACCAGCTCACAGCAAGCCGCCGCGAGCTCCATCGGCTTCGGTTTAGGACAGCGGGTATTACACAGTATTTTTGGTGCCGGCGTAGTTATTAGTTTTGAAGGTCAAGGTGCCAGCGCAAGGGTACAGGTTAATTTTGAGGACGAAGGCAGTAAGTGGTTAGTGCTGCAGTACGCCAATTTACAGGCTTTGTAA
- a CDS encoding TRAP transporter substrate-binding protein: MNQATKANYSPLVILALIAALIAMSWLYVGERSKDHSVQQQERSAAGQQVFHWKLVTTWPKGFPGLGTAPEKFAAMVNKMSRGRLQIKVYGAGELVPALGVFDAVSTGSAEAGHGAAYYWKGKLPSSIFFTAVPFGMTAQEMNGWLYHGGGLELWREAYAPFNLIPMAGGNTGVQMAGWFNKEINSIADVKGLKMRIPGSGGEVWNRLGGTSVTLPGGELYTSLQTGVIDATEWVAPYNDLAFGFHEVAKYYYYPGWHEPGSTLELIINKQAFEALPEDLKAMVETAARYANADMLDEYTARNNAALHQLVDTHGVQLRKLPDDVIRGLHKASDEYLEELGNSDPMTHKVYTSWKSFMEAAKEYHHISEQAYINARDL; the protein is encoded by the coding sequence ATGAATCAGGCGACGAAAGCCAATTACTCACCGCTTGTTATCTTGGCGCTGATCGCCGCATTGATTGCCATGAGTTGGCTATATGTGGGTGAGCGCAGCAAAGATCACAGCGTCCAACAACAGGAACGCAGCGCAGCCGGCCAGCAAGTTTTTCATTGGAAATTAGTCACCACCTGGCCAAAGGGGTTTCCCGGACTCGGCACCGCGCCTGAAAAATTTGCGGCGATGGTCAATAAAATGAGCCGAGGTCGTCTACAAATAAAAGTCTATGGCGCCGGCGAGCTCGTCCCCGCTCTAGGTGTTTTTGATGCGGTGTCTACCGGCAGTGCCGAAGCGGGTCACGGCGCCGCGTATTACTGGAAAGGTAAATTACCCTCATCAATCTTTTTTACCGCTGTCCCTTTTGGCATGACCGCGCAGGAGATGAACGGCTGGCTATACCACGGCGGCGGCTTGGAGTTATGGCGTGAAGCCTATGCTCCCTTCAATTTAATACCCATGGCCGGCGGCAATACCGGCGTCCAAATGGCTGGCTGGTTTAACAAGGAAATTAATTCAATAGCTGACGTAAAAGGCCTAAAGATGCGCATACCCGGCTCCGGTGGCGAAGTCTGGAATCGCCTCGGTGGCACCTCGGTTACACTGCCCGGCGGCGAGCTTTATACGTCATTGCAAACCGGTGTCATCGATGCCACTGAATGGGTTGCGCCCTATAACGATCTCGCCTTTGGCTTTCATGAAGTAGCAAAATATTATTACTATCCAGGCTGGCATGAACCCGGCTCTACTCTGGAACTCATTATTAATAAGCAAGCCTTTGAAGCACTGCCAGAAGACTTGAAAGCCATGGTGGAAACAGCTGCGCGCTATGCCAATGCTGACATGCTAGATGAATACACTGCACGCAATAATGCCGCTTTACACCAACTGGTTGATACTCATGGTGTGCAGCTACGCAAGCTACCCGACGATGTTATTCGCGGGCTTCACAAAGCCTCTGACGAATATTTAGAAGAGCTGGGAAATAGCGACCCCATGACCCACAAAGTGTATACCAGCTGGAAAAGCTTTATGGAGGCCGCCAAGGAATACCATCATATTTCTGAACAGGCCTACATTAATGCGCGGGACCTATAG
- a CDS encoding SDR family oxidoreductase, which produces MSMLNKVCLITGATSGIGQATALALAAQGAELFVVCRNAQKGEALLSEISSRYPGCVVTLLLADLGCLADIRRVAQQFLDTGKPLHLLMNNAGVVNTHRKLSSDGIEETFAVNHLAYVLLTELLRERIVQSAPARIVSVASAAYLFVKGVQFDDLEFVNTPYKTFKVYGHSKLCNILWTRHLAKQLDGTGVTVNCVHPGPVNTGLGHQDHAMIGKIIGLILKPFFRTPMQGAATSIFVATSPSLDTVSGEYFSDSKVKPVKARAKDDDSAERLWQVSKDYLKIA; this is translated from the coding sequence ATGTCGATGCTCAATAAAGTCTGTTTAATCACTGGCGCAACCAGCGGAATTGGCCAAGCAACTGCTTTGGCCTTGGCTGCCCAAGGTGCCGAATTGTTTGTGGTGTGCCGCAATGCTCAAAAGGGTGAAGCCCTATTATCTGAAATCAGCAGCCGATATCCTGGCTGCGTCGTGACTCTTTTACTTGCGGACTTAGGCTGTCTGGCGGATATTCGCCGAGTCGCTCAGCAATTTTTAGATACCGGCAAGCCGCTACATTTATTGATGAACAATGCGGGGGTGGTGAATACTCATCGCAAGCTCAGTAGTGATGGTATTGAAGAAACCTTTGCAGTTAATCATTTAGCCTATGTTTTGCTTACCGAGTTATTGCGCGAGCGCATAGTGCAGAGCGCACCTGCGCGCATCGTGAGTGTGGCGTCGGCGGCCTACCTCTTTGTTAAAGGTGTGCAATTCGACGACTTAGAATTTGTGAATACACCGTATAAAACGTTTAAGGTCTACGGTCATTCAAAGCTGTGCAATATATTGTGGACGCGTCATCTTGCCAAGCAACTAGACGGCACTGGAGTCACTGTTAATTGTGTGCACCCGGGGCCGGTGAATACCGGGTTGGGGCATCAAGATCACGCGATGATTGGGAAAATTATTGGCTTAATATTGAAGCCATTTTTCCGCACGCCTATGCAGGGCGCGGCAACCTCTATTTTTGTTGCCACCTCGCCAAGCCTAGATACTGTGAGTGGCGAATATTTTTCAGATAGCAAAGTAAAGCCCGTCAAGGCCAGGGCAAAGGATGACGACAGCGCCGAGCGTTTGTGGCAGGTGAGTAAGGATTATTTAAAAATCGCGTAA
- a CDS encoding acyl-CoA thioesterase has protein sequence MRDIDDTPKPTGQLALQTVAMPADTNPSGDIFGGWLMSQMDLAGSITASRRAGGRVATVAVDAMAFMTPVRVGAVVTCYTEILDVGRSSIRVRVEVWITSVHQDEPAKVTEGEFVFVAIDGNGRTRIVD, from the coding sequence ATGCGTGACATTGACGACACGCCCAAACCCACAGGGCAATTAGCCCTACAAACAGTGGCCATGCCGGCGGATACTAATCCCAGCGGCGATATCTTTGGTGGCTGGTTAATGTCGCAAATGGACCTCGCGGGCAGTATTACTGCATCGCGTCGCGCCGGCGGTCGAGTCGCAACGGTTGCCGTAGATGCGATGGCGTTTATGACGCCGGTGCGGGTTGGTGCCGTTGTTACCTGCTATACCGAAATTCTTGATGTTGGCCGCAGTTCTATTCGTGTTCGTGTTGAAGTATGGATTACTAGCGTTCATCAGGACGAGCCAGCGAAAGTAACCGAAGGCGAGTTTGTCTTTGTTGCGATTGATGGCAACGGTCGTACTCGCATAGTAGATTAA
- a CDS encoding TRAP transporter large permease, translating to MLIEFLPLLMFVVICLVIMLGYPVAFSLAGTAMLFAGIGISIGHFDASFLEALSARLYGTITNVTLIAVPLFVLMGVLLEKSRLAEELLSNMAALFGRRRGGLGFSVILVGMLLAASTGIVGATVVTMGLMSLPTMLKRGYDPSLATGTICATGTLGQIIPPSIALVLLGDTLSSAYQQAQLDLGVFSPKTLSVGDLFIGALVPGLILVVLYLLYMGFVAMRQPERAPAATDIEPPPLSALLKGLLPPIVLIFTVLGSILVGAATPTEAAGVGALGATLMAVAKGKLNLALMGEVSRETLKVTCMVFMILIGAAVFSLVFRGFGGDALIEHFFAQLPGGVITATFIVMLVIFFLGFILDFIEITFVVVPIVGPILLAMGVDPIWLGIMIALNLQTSFLTPPFGFALFYLRGVAPPSVTTADIYRGVIPYIGLQLLMLALLAFWPSLATWLPAFVRGQ from the coding sequence ATGCTGATTGAGTTTCTACCTCTGCTCATGTTTGTCGTCATCTGCTTGGTTATCATGCTTGGCTATCCGGTGGCATTCAGTCTGGCTGGCACCGCCATGCTTTTTGCCGGCATTGGCATTAGTATTGGTCATTTTGATGCGTCATTTCTGGAGGCCCTGTCGGCGCGACTATACGGCACCATTACTAACGTCACCCTGATCGCCGTTCCCCTCTTCGTCTTAATGGGGGTATTGCTGGAAAAGAGCCGTCTGGCAGAAGAGTTACTTAGCAATATGGCGGCCTTATTTGGTCGCCGTCGTGGTGGCTTAGGGTTCTCGGTAATTCTGGTGGGAATGTTGCTGGCTGCCAGTACCGGAATTGTCGGGGCAACTGTTGTCACCATGGGCTTAATGTCGCTACCCACTATGTTGAAGCGTGGTTATGACCCGAGCTTAGCGACCGGCACTATTTGTGCGACCGGTACCTTGGGACAAATTATTCCACCGTCTATTGCCCTCGTTCTACTGGGGGACACCTTGTCTAGTGCATATCAGCAGGCGCAGCTTGACCTAGGAGTGTTTAGTCCTAAAACGCTTTCGGTAGGTGATTTATTTATTGGCGCGCTGGTGCCAGGTTTAATATTGGTTGTGCTCTATTTGTTGTATATGGGCTTTGTCGCCATGCGTCAGCCAGAGCGAGCGCCGGCAGCCACAGATATTGAGCCACCGCCATTAAGCGCCTTACTTAAAGGCCTTCTTCCCCCCATTGTTTTAATTTTTACTGTGCTGGGTTCTATATTGGTGGGCGCGGCCACGCCAACCGAGGCCGCCGGGGTGGGCGCACTGGGCGCCACTTTGATGGCTGTTGCAAAAGGTAAGTTGAACTTGGCGCTCATGGGCGAGGTCTCGCGAGAAACCCTGAAAGTGACCTGCATGGTCTTTATGATTTTAATTGGCGCTGCGGTGTTTTCTTTGGTGTTCCGTGGTTTTGGCGGAGACGCCCTAATCGAACATTTCTTTGCGCAGCTTCCTGGCGGGGTGATCACTGCCACATTCATCGTAATGCTAGTTATATTTTTTCTGGGCTTTATTCTCGATTTTATTGAAATTACCTTTGTAGTGGTGCCCATTGTTGGGCCAATCCTACTGGCTATGGGTGTAGATCCTATCTGGCTGGGAATTATGATTGCACTGAATTTGCAAACGTCATTTTTGACGCCGCCATTTGGTTTCGCCTTGTTTTATTTGCGCGGCGTGGCACCGCCATCGGTCACTACCGCAGATATCTATAGAGGGGTTATACCGTATATCGGGCTGCAATTACTTATGTTAGCTTTGTTGGCGTTTTGGCCTTCGTTAGCAACGTGGTTGCCGGCTTTTGTGCGCGGTCAGTAA
- a CDS encoding TRAP transporter small permease subunit, translating into MKQCVCLIDSVTERLGRLLAWLIPLMMLGTAAVVIMRYGFGQGMTALQESVTYFHGTVFMLGAAYTLKHGGHVRVDIFYHRFSARTKAWVDSIGSIVFLLPLCGLILITSWDFADNAWAIRETSVEPGGLPFVYLLKSLLPLMAINLGLQGIAELLRNAMILISPELDAHAD; encoded by the coding sequence GTGAAGCAGTGTGTTTGTTTAATAGATAGTGTGACCGAGCGACTTGGACGCCTACTCGCGTGGTTAATTCCCTTAATGATGCTCGGCACTGCTGCCGTGGTTATCATGCGCTATGGCTTTGGTCAGGGAATGACGGCCTTGCAAGAGTCGGTCACTTACTTCCACGGCACTGTCTTTATGCTCGGCGCGGCCTACACATTAAAGCATGGCGGTCATGTGCGGGTGGATATTTTTTATCATCGTTTCTCAGCTCGTACCAAGGCTTGGGTAGACAGTATAGGCAGTATCGTTTTCTTGCTGCCGCTTTGTGGCTTAATCTTAATTACCAGTTGGGATTTTGCCGATAATGCCTGGGCGATACGAGAAACCTCGGTGGAGCCGGGCGGCTTGCCCTTTGTCTATCTCTTAAAATCATTATTGCCACTGATGGCAATTAATCTTGGTCTACAAGGTATCGCCGAGTTGCTGCGCAATGCCATGATCTTGATCAGTCCGGAGCTCGACGCCCATGCTGATTGA
- a CDS encoding DUF4265 domain-containing protein — MTDNAPFADQETLLELYAGTHPVNNQPIFEKVLATPLQNSGDFRLLKSPLFVRGLAALDSINLNADSRGRFIVVERGGSLSIRVFLREPNEALEMQLTAEIEKLAGCLDIKTERALVYSIHFGVGFSSIEQLMGKWINGEAASWNYGNVYDPDSGEALNWWQDLLKA; from the coding sequence ATGACAGACAACGCGCCCTTTGCCGATCAGGAAACACTGCTGGAGTTATACGCCGGCACCCATCCAGTAAATAATCAGCCTATTTTTGAGAAGGTACTTGCCACGCCACTCCAGAATAGTGGCGATTTTCGTTTACTGAAGTCGCCACTGTTCGTGCGCGGTTTAGCGGCATTAGACAGTATCAATCTCAATGCAGATTCGCGCGGCCGCTTTATCGTAGTTGAGCGCGGCGGCAGTCTATCAATTCGGGTTTTTTTGCGTGAACCCAATGAAGCCTTGGAAATGCAGCTCACCGCAGAAATTGAAAAATTAGCCGGCTGCCTAGACATAAAAACTGAACGCGCCTTGGTCTACAGCATCCATTTCGGCGTAGGATTTAGCAGCATTGAACAACTTATGGGTAAATGGATTAACGGTGAAGCGGCGAGTTGGAACTACGGCAATGTCTACGATCCCGACAGCGGCGAAGCTCTGAATTGGTGGCAAGATTTACTAAAAGCCTAA
- the yaaA gene encoding peroxide stress protein YaaA, which produces MLLVISPAKTLDFENASHTELFTQNDFLERSETLISQLQKLNPDDISALMKISPKLGDLNHRRFMNWSRPFTPDNAKAAVLAFRGDVYTGLNADSFARDDFDFAQQHLRILSGLYGLLRPLDLIQPYRLEMGTRFENKNGKNLYEFWDTEITQALNKQLTEIDSQILVNLASNEYFSAVKPKALKADIITPVFKDYKNDKYKIISFYAKRARGLMAAYIIKKRISDVEQLKAFDSEGYYFSSEQSTAREWVFLRDAAV; this is translated from the coding sequence ATGTTACTCGTAATATCTCCGGCAAAAACTTTAGACTTTGAGAATGCCTCACACACCGAGCTATTCACTCAGAACGATTTTTTAGAGCGCTCAGAGACGCTGATCTCACAATTGCAAAAGCTCAACCCCGACGATATTTCGGCACTGATGAAGATCAGCCCTAAGCTTGGCGACTTAAATCACCGTCGGTTTATGAATTGGTCGCGGCCATTTACGCCAGATAATGCCAAGGCAGCTGTACTGGCATTTCGTGGTGACGTTTACACTGGCTTAAATGCAGACAGCTTTGCCCGCGATGATTTCGACTTTGCGCAACAGCATTTGCGCATTCTTTCCGGTCTCTATGGCTTGCTGAGACCCCTAGATTTAATACAGCCCTACAGGCTGGAAATGGGCACTCGCTTTGAAAATAAAAATGGTAAGAATTTATACGAATTTTGGGATACCGAGATAACTCAGGCGCTGAACAAGCAACTGACGGAAATCGATTCGCAGATTTTAGTGAACCTCGCGTCAAACGAGTACTTTAGCGCCGTTAAACCAAAAGCGCTAAAAGCAGACATCATCACCCCAGTATTCAAAGACTATAAAAACGACAAGTATAAAATTATTAGTTTCTATGCGAAGAGAGCCCGGGGCCTGATGGCTGCCTATATTATTAAAAAGCGTATCTCGGATGTCGAACAGTTAAAGGCTTTTGATAGCGAGGGCTATTACTTCAGTTCAGAGCAGTCTACCGCAAGAGAATGGGTGTTTTTGAGAGATGCGGCCGTCTAA
- a CDS encoding EVE domain-containing protein codes for MAYWLMKSEPDTFSLEDLRSRPNSTEHWDGVRNYQARNMMRDQMKCGDKVFFYHSSCPVPGIAGIAKVVKEAYPDASAQNPESRYYDPKASADNPRWFMVDVKFERKFKRLLPLAELKAAPALGSMALLRKGNRLSIMAVSKDEWQQILAMV; via the coding sequence ATGGCCTATTGGTTGATGAAATCCGAGCCAGATACCTTCAGTTTGGAGGATTTGCGCAGTCGCCCTAATAGCACTGAGCACTGGGATGGTGTTCGTAATTACCAGGCGAGGAATATGATGCGTGACCAGATGAAGTGTGGTGATAAGGTCTTTTTTTATCACTCGTCTTGTCCGGTACCTGGTATTGCCGGCATTGCCAAGGTGGTTAAAGAGGCCTACCCCGACGCCAGTGCGCAAAATCCTGAGTCGCGTTACTACGATCCTAAGGCGAGTGCAGACAATCCCCGCTGGTTTATGGTGGATGTAAAATTTGAACGCAAATTTAAGCGCTTATTGCCATTAGCCGAATTAAAAGCGGCGCCGGCCTTGGGCAGCATGGCTTTGCTTAGGAAGGGCAACCGCCTATCTATAATGGCGGTGAGCAAGGACGAGTGGCAGCAAATTTTGGCGATGGTTTAA
- a CDS encoding DUF938 domain-containing protein — protein MIDAKPFSQACENNKQAILNHLKPALQECRNVLEIGSGTGQHGVYFGANMPQLIWQCSDRSENIAGIRSWLSNTTLPAPLTLDVHDAAWPTQQYDAIFSANTLHIMAWTEVELFFSKVNTHLTPTGLLCIYGPFKYQGKFTSASNADFDLWLKHNSSASGIRDFERIDSLARQAGLSLLADHDMPANNQLLIWKRKAW, from the coding sequence ATGATCGATGCTAAGCCCTTCTCACAGGCATGCGAAAACAATAAACAAGCGATATTAAATCATTTAAAACCGGCGTTACAAGAATGCCGTAATGTCTTAGAAATCGGCAGTGGGACGGGCCAGCATGGCGTGTATTTTGGCGCTAATATGCCCCAATTAATTTGGCAATGCAGTGACCGCAGTGAAAATATAGCAGGTATACGCAGCTGGCTCAGCAATACCACGCTGCCAGCTCCGCTGACATTAGACGTTCACGATGCCGCGTGGCCGACTCAACAATACGACGCCATTTTCTCCGCCAATACCCTCCATATTATGGCCTGGACGGAGGTGGAGTTATTCTTTAGCAAAGTGAATACACATCTAACGCCCACAGGGCTGCTATGTATTTATGGCCCCTTTAAGTATCAAGGAAAATTCACTTCTGCCAGCAATGCTGACTTTGATCTGTGGTTAAAACACAACAGCAGTGCGAGTGGGATACGCGACTTTGAAAGGATCGATTCCCTCGCTCGCCAGGCTGGATTAAGCTTGCTGGCAGATCATGATATGCCAGCAAATAACCAGCTACTTATCTGGAAGCGCAAAGCTTGGTAA